From Mycobacterium cookii:
CGCCGGCGGGATCGTCGGGGATTGGTTTACTGGTTCCTGCGTCATGTTGATCTCATACCTGGCAGCTCGCCCAGGCTTCCGTGGCCACGGAATCGGCGAACAGCTGATTCGCGAGGTCCTTCCGGCGTGGACGTCATGTCTTGGCGCGCTCCTGACCGTCGCCGAGGTCGAAGACCCGCGTTTCTACCGTATCGACGAGCAACACGGTGACCCCGAAGCGCGGCTGCGCTTCTACGCGAGATTGGGCGCGAGAATCATTGATATTCCGTACTTTCAGCCAGCCCTCAGCAAGGAGCAATCGCGAGTGCGAAACCTCTTCCTGATGCAGCTGGGGGCAGATGAGTCGGTGACGAGGCAAGACAACATGCTTGATTCCGCAACTCTGACTCGCTTTATCGACGAATATCTGGCTGCCACCGAGGGCGACGTCGATGACGACGAGGTCCGCGCCCTACGGGCCGCCCTTCAAGCCAAAAACGCCATTCCCTTACTCGATCCGGCCGAGTTCCTCAGCGGCGACTAGGTTTACCGCACCGTTGCGAAGAACACCCGGACGTCGTCGACGAACAACTCCGGCTGCTCGAAGGCGGCGAAATGCCCACCCTTGGGCATCGTCGTCCAGTGCGTGATGTTGTACGCGGCGTCACACCAGCTTCGTGGTGTGCGCAGGATTTCCTTCGGAAACGCGGCGACTCCCGTGGGCAGCTCCACTCGGCCGTCGCTGATAAAGCTGTTGAAGCTCTCCCAGTACAGCCGGGCTGAAGATGCGCCGCTTCCGGTGACCCAGTACAGCATCACGTTGTCGAGCAATTCGTCACGGCTGAGCACGTTTTCGGGGTGCCCGTCGCAGTCGGCCCACGCCCAGAACTTCTCGATGACCCACGCCATCTGCCCCACCGGCGAGTCGACCAGTCCATAACCGAGCGTCTGCGGCCGGGTGGATTGTTGTTTGGAATAGCCGGTGCCCCACTTCCGGTGTTCCGCATAGGCGGCCAGGGCCTGTTGATCGTCCTCGGTGAAGTCGCCCGAACCGGCAGGCTTGGCGATCGGCATGTTCAGGTGGATGCCCACACACCGGCCCTTGTTGCGGCCGATCTGGGTGGTCACCGCCGCACCCCAGTCGCCGCCCTGCGCGCCGTACCGGTCGTAGCCGAGCCTGCCGACCAGCGTCTCCCACGCGTCGGCGATCTTCTCCACGCCCCACCCGGTGTGAGTGGGACGGCCGGAGAATCCGTAACCCGGCAACGACGGGCAGATCACGTGGAAGGCGTCTTCCGCGCGGCCGGACGGCGGGTTGACCAGCGGCTCGATCACCTTGTGAAACTCCACCACCGAGCCCGGCCAGCCGTGCGTGATCACCAACGGCAGCGCGCCGTCGTGCGGCGAGCGCTGGTGGATGAAATGGAGGTCCAGACCGTCGATTTCGGTGACGAACTGATCGAACCGGTTGAGCGCGGCTTCCCGGGCGCGCCAGTCGTAACCGTTGGCCCAGTAGCCGGCCAATTCGCGGGTGTAGGCCAGCGGGATGCCCTGGCTCCAGTCGTCGACGGTTTCGGCTTCCGGCCATCGGGTCCGCGCCAACCGTTCGTCGAGGTCGTCGAGAACGGCGGTGGGGACGTCGATGCGATACGGCCTGATTTCCGACATAGCCTTCATCATGCAGGCATCCGCTCAGCCGTCGAGGTCGAGGTCCTTGCGAAACCGCTTCATGCCGTCGACCTTGTCGGCCAGCGTGGCATCGGGTCCGGAGTAGAACATCCACGGCATGGTCAGGATGCCGGTGATACCGGCATCCTCGGCGCGTTGGTAGTCGGCGATGGTGAACGCATCGGTCAGTGGCGTCAGGATGGTGAAATCCTGCTCTGCCACACCGTTTTCGGCGCGCAGCTCGCGCAGCCTGGACGCGGCAGCGATGGCACGCTCGGTGGTGATCAGGTCGCCGATCCAGCCGTCGTAGCGGGCCGCGCGGCGCAGCGCGATGTCGCTGAGCCCGCCGACGTAGATCGGGATTCGCGGCGGCGTCGGCTGCATCTCCAGCCTCGGCGTCTGGTAGAACTCACCGTCGAACTCCGTCCAGTCCGGCGACCACAGCGCACGCATCAACTCCAGCATCTCGTCGGTGCGCCTGCCCCGGCCGGCGAAGCGCTGCTCCATCAGGGCGAATTCCTCGGCGCACCATCCCACGCCGACACCGAGTTCCACTCGTCCGTCGGCCAGATACGCAGCGGTGCCAATGGCTTTGGCCGCCGAGTAGGGATTGCGCATGGCCGGGATGTAGACCGTGGTGACGAACCGCAGCCGCGTGGTGACCTGGGCGAGCGCGCCGACCAGCACCCACGGATCGGGCCATTCGGTGAACGGCTGCCAGCGCCGCTCACCGTCTTTGGTGTACGGGTACGGAGTGTTGAGCGTTTCCAGGTTGACGATGTGGTCGGGAATCGCGATGCCGTCGTAGCCGAGATCGTCGGCGGCCTTGGCGACGTCGATGATCTCCCGGGTATCGAGAAACGCACTGCTGACGTAGAACTTCACTCGGCGTCCCGCGCCCACGCCGGCTTGATGAAAATACCCTCCGCCTCGGCCGTGATCCCTTCGCCATCGGAAAGATGGCCGGAGACAAAGGATTTGACGCCTTCGGTGCGTTCAACGGCGGCCTCGGCGCGAAGCCGGCCCAAGGGAGTGCCCCGCACGTAGCGAATGGTGATGGTTCCGGTGAACAGCGGCTTGGTCAGCCCTTCGCTGGCGGCCTCGCCGAGGACGTGGTCGAGCACCAGCGCACACACTCCCCCGTGCACCAGGCCGGGCGGGCCCTCGTAGGCGGCGTTCAGGGTGAACTCGCTCCAGCAACTGCAGCCGTCGTCGCCGTGCTGGATGGTCAGCGGCGGCGCGATCGGGTTGCGCAGCCCGATCACCGCGTTGTTCCACACCAGCGGCCGCCCACCGACCGAATAGCGCACCACCTGCGAGTCGTCCCGTTGCTTGCTGCGCAACGCGTCGGTGGCGGCCTGGACCGCCGCGCGGGCGGTGGCGATCGCGTCCGGGTCCGCTTCGGTGCGCAGCGCTGCGTCGATCAGCTCGCGCATGTCGTCGGTGAGCGGGCCGTAGAGCGCCATCAAACGTGCGTGGTCGTCATCGCTCATGACCTCGTAGGAAAAGTTCAAGATTTGGCTACTCGTCAAAGATCTTGTGCACGACCGCTTTTGCGCGCCGGGTGACTCGCAGATAGTTGTCCAGGAATTCGCCGCCGTCGCCGTTCTTCTGCCAGCCGGCCGCGACGGCGACGGTGTTGAGCTGGCGTCCCGGCCCGGGCAGCTGGTCGCTGGGCTTGCCGCGGACCAGCACCAGCGCATTGCGCGCCCTGGTGGCGGTCAGCCACGCCTCACGCAACAAGTCGGCGTCCTCGGCGGTGATCAGCGCGGCCTCGGCGGCGGCGTCGAGGCTCTCCAGCGTCGAGGTGTTGTGCAATGCCTCGACGTCGCTGGCGTAGCGCAGCTGCAGCAGCTGTACCGTCCACTCGATGTCGGCCAGACCGCCGCGGCCCAGCTTGGTATGCGTTTTGGGGTCGGCGCCGCGCGGGAGTCGCTCAGAGTCGACGCGTGCTTTCATACGCCGGATTTCGAGCACCGTCTCGGGCGACACCCCATCCGCGGGATAGCGCGTCTTGTCGATCATCAGCAGGAACCGCCGGCCCAACTCGGGGTCGCCGGCGACGGCATCGGCCCGCAGCAGGGCCTGGACCTCCCAGGGCTGGGCCCACTGGTCGTAGTACGCGGCGTAGGACGCGATGGTGCGGACCAGCGGACCGCTGCGGCCCTCGGGCCGCAGGTTGGCGTCGACCTCCAACGGCGGATCGGAGCTGGCGGTTCCGAGCAACGCGCGGGTCTGCTCGGCCACCGCGCCGGCCCAGCGCACCGCGTCGGAATCCTGTGCACCCTCGGCGGGTTCGCAGACGAACAGCACGTCGGCGTCGGACCCGTAACCCAACTCGCGGCCGCCGAGCCTGCCCATGCCGATCACGGCGATCGCGGCCGGCGCTTTGCCGTCGTCGGGTAGGTTCGCCTGGATCACCGCGTTCAGCGCGGCTTGCAACACTGCCACCCACACCGAGGTGAGCGCCGCGCAGACGTCGGTGACCTCCAGCATGCCGAGCAGGTCGGCCGACGCGATGCGGGCCAGCTCGCGGCGCCGCAGCGAGCGCGCGATCGCGATGGACCGCACCGGGTCGATCTGCCGGCCCGCCGACGCCACCAGCGCGCCGGCCACCGTCTCGGGGTCGACATCAAGCAGCTTGGGCCCGGACGGGCCGTCGCTGTAGTTCTGGATGACCTCGGGTGCGCGCATCAACAGGTCCGGTACATATGCCGACGTGCCGAGCACGTGCATCAGCCGTTTGGCCACCGCCAGCTTGTCCCGCAGCGTGGACAGATACCACCGGTGCGCAACCATCGCCTCGCTGATCCGGCGGTAGGCCAGCAGGCCGGCATCCGGGTCGGGGGTGTCGGAAAGCCAGTCCAGCAGCCGCGGCAGCAGCACCGATTGCACCCGGCCCCGGCGGCCGCTCTGGTTGATCAGCGCGGCCAGGTGGGTCAGCGCACTCTGCGGCGCCTCGTAACCCAGGGCGGCCAGCTGACGCTCGGCGGCCGCGGGCGTCATCCCTTCGGAGAACTCCAGGCCTTCTGGCGCAAGCGATTCCAGCAGCGGCTGATAGAACAGCTTGGCGTGCAGCCGCGACACCCGCAGGGCGTGGCGTCGCAGCTCTTCTCGCAGCACCCCGAGTGCGTCGTGACTTCCGTCGGGCCGGATGTGGGCCGCGCGCGCCAGCCAGCGCAGCGCCTCGTCGTCGTCGAATGCCGGCAACAGGTGGGTGCGTTTGAGCCGCTGCAACTGCAGCCGATGTTCGAGCAGGCGCAGGAACTCGTACGAGGCGGTCATATTCGCGGTGTCGTCACGCCCGACGTAGCCGCCTGCGCCCAGGGCGGCCAGCGCGTCCACCGTCGACGCGACGTGTAAGGACTCGTCGGTGCGACCGTGCACGAGTTGCAGGAGCTGCACTGCGAATTCAACGTCGCGCAGCCCGCCGCTGCCGAGTTTGAGCTCACGGGTCCGGACGTCGGCGGGCACCAGCTGCTCCACCCGACGTCGCATCGCCTGGACCTCGCTGACGAAATCGTCACGCTCGCAAGCGGTCCACACCATCGGCATCAGGGCGGCGATGTACTGCTTGCCCAGTTCGGCGTCGCCGGCCGCGGGTCGGGCCTTCAGCAACGCCTGGAATTCCCAGGTCTTGGCCCACTGCTGGTAGTAGGTGATGTGCGAGTCGAGGGTGCGGACCAGTTCGCCGTGCCGGCCCTCCGGCCGCAGCCCGGCGTCCACTTGGAAGAAGGCGTCAGAGGCCAACCGCATCATCTCGCCGGCGACCCGGGCGGATACCGGATCGGCAGACTCGCCGACGAAGATCACGTCGACGTCGCTGACGTAGTTCAGTTCGCGCGCACCGCATTTGCCCATGGCGATGACCGCCAGCCGGGGTGGTGTGGCATCGCCGCAGACGGTCGATTCGGCGACCGACAGCGCCGCCGCCAACGCGGCGTCGGCGATGTCAGCCAGGTGCGCACCGATGGCGCTGAACGGCAGCACCGGCTCGTTCTCGACCGTCGACGCCAGATCCAGAGCGGCCAACACCAGCACCCGGTTGCGGTACAGCGTCCGCAACCGCCAGACGACTGACCCTGCGGCCCTTGGCGGTTCGGCGACACACTCGGCGAAGGCGGTGCCCAACTGCCCGACGGTGGGCAACCTCACGCTGCCCTGCAACAGATGCCACGCCTGCGGGTTGGCGACCAGGTGATCACCCAGCGCCAGCGACGACCCGAGCACGCCGAACAGCCGACCGCGCAGCCCGCGGTCGCTCGCGAGCGCCGCATTGAGCTCGTCCCAGCCGTCGCCGAGCGCTTCGGCCAGCCGGACTATCGCGCACAGGGCGGCGTCGGCGTCCGGCGCACGCGACAACGACCACAGCACGTCGACCCGAGACTCGACGTTCCAACCCAGCTTCGCCAGGTTGGCGTTCGCCCGGTCGTCGACCAACCCCAATCGGCCGAGGCTGGGCACCTTCGACCGCTGCGTTACGGGTTGGTTCACGTCCACGACGGTAGCGCAGATCGCTGGAGATCTGGCCGAGCCCTCAGGAGTTACAGCGAAAGGTACGTCTTCAGCTCATAGGGCGTGACGTGGCGGCGGTAGTTCGCCCACTCGGTGCGCTTGTTGCGCAGGAAGAAGTCGAAGACGTGCTCTCCCAGCGCTTCCGCGACAAGTTCGGAACCCTCCATCGCGCGCAGGGCCTCGTCGAGGCTGGACGGCAACTCGCGGTACCCCATCGCGCGCCGCTCCACCGGGGTGAGATCCCAGACGTTGTCCTCGGCCTGCGGCCCCAGCACGTACCCCTTTTCCACACCGCGCAGCCCGGCGGCCAGCAGCACCGCGAACGCCAGGTACGGGTTGCACGCGGAATCGGGGCTGCGCACCTCGATGCGCCGCGACGACGTCTTGTGCGGGCTGTACATCGGAATGCGCACCAGCGCCGACCGGTTGGCCGCTCCCCACGACGCGGCCGTGGGGGCCTCGCCGCCGAGCACCAGCCGCTTGTAGGAGTTCACCCATTGGTTGGTCACCGCGCTGATCTCGCTGGCGTGCTCGAGGATTCCGGCGATGAACGACTTGGCGACGTCGGACAACTGCAGCGGGTCGTCCGGGCTGTGGAAGGCGTTGACCTCGCCTTCGAACAGGCTCATGTGGGTGTGCATGGCCGACCCGGGGTGCTTCCCGAACGGCTTGGGCATGAAGGTCGCTCGCATGCCCTCTTCCAGCGCAACTTCCTTGATGACGTAGCGGAACGTCATCACGTTGTCGGCCATCGACAGTGCGTCGGCGAACCGCAGATCGATCTCCTGCTGGCCGGGCGCGCCTTCGTGGTGGCTGAACTCCACCGAGATGCCCATCGATTCCAGGGCCTCGATGGCGTGCCGGCGGAAGTTGGACGCGGTGTGCACGGCCTGGTCGAAGTAGCCGGCGTTGTCGGCCGGGACGGGCACCGTGCCGTCCTCGGGACCGGGCTCCAGCAAGAAGAATTCGATCTCCGGGTGCACGTAGCACGAGAAGCCCAGGTCGTTGGCTTTGCCTAGCTGACGCCGCAGCACGTGCCGCGGGTCCGCCCACGACGGCGAACCGTCGGGCATGGTGATGTCGCAGAACATCCGCGCCGAGTGGTGGTGACCACCCTGGGTCGCCCAGGGCAGGACCTGGAAGGTCGACGGGTCGGGGTGCGCGACGGTGTCGGATTCGGTCACCCTGGCAAAGCCCTCGATGGACGACCCGTCGAAGCCGATTCCTTCTTCGAACGCGCCCTCAAGCTCCGCCGGTGCGATCGCCACCGACTTGAGGTAGCCGAGCACATCGGTGAACCACAGCCGGACGAATCGGATGTCCCGTTCCTCCAGCGTGCGGAGCACGAATTCCTTCTGTCGATCCATACCTGGAACAGTATGCATTGACAATTAAGTTTGTGTTACCGGCGCGGATTAACACCTTAAGTTTCCCGGCTCGACGCCGTCGATCAGATACCTGGCCACCGCGTCGTCCACGCAATCGTTTCCGTTGAACACCACCGTGTGCTGGGTGCCCTCGAAGGTGATCAGTTGCGCGCCGAGTTGGTGGGCCAGGTCGACACCGGCCTGGTACGGGGTGGCGGGGTCGTGGGTGGTGGACACGACGACGACTTGTCCGGGCGCGACCGGCGCGGCCGGATGCGGCGACGACGTCGCCGGCACCGGCCAGAGCGCGCACAGGTCGCGGGGCGCCTGCCCGGTGAACTGCCCGTAGGACGTGAACGGCGCGACCTGGCGGATGCGCCGGTCTGCGTCGGCCCACGCCGCCGGGTCGGTGGGTTGGGGCGCGTCGACGCAGCGCACCGCGTTGAAGGCGTCCTGGGAGTTGTTGTAATGCCCGTGGGCGTCGCGACCGTAGTACTCGTCGGCGAGCGTCAACAGGTCACCTGGATCGGTGCCGCGCCGCAGCCCGAGCAGACCACTGGTCAGGAACTTCCAGAACTGCGGCGTGTACAGCGCGTTGAAGGTACCGGTGATCGCGTCGGAGTACCCGAGACCACGCTTGTCCGAGGTGGCCGCGGGTTTGGCCACCAACGGGTCGATCAGTTGGTGATACCGAGTGACGAACTGCGTCGGGTCGGTGCCCAACGGGCAGTCCGTCGAGTGGGCGCAGTCGGCGGCGTAGTCGTTGAAGGCGGTCTGGAACCCGGCTTCCTGGTTGACGGTCTGGTCGATCGGGCCGATGCTGGGGTCGATCGCGCCGTCGAGCACCATCGCCCGGACGTGGTCGCCGAAGCGCTCGACGTAGGCCGTGCCCAACTCGGTGCCGTAGCTGAAACCCAGATAGTTGATCTGGTCGTCGCCCAGCGCCTGGCGTACCTGATCCATGTCGCGCGCGACGTCCGCGGTTCCTATATTTCCCAAGAATGCCTGACCATTGCGAGCCAGGCAGTGCTGGGCCACCTGCCGGTAGACCTGCTCGATGTGGGCCACGCCCGCCGGGCTGTAGTCGACCATCGGCTCGCGCCGGAAGGCGTCGAAATCGGCGTCGCTCTGGCAGCGCAACTCCGGGGTCGAATGGCCGACGCCGCGGGGGTCGAAGCCGACCAGATCGAACCGGCGACTGACTTCGGAGCCCGCCAGACCTGGTCCCATCGCGGCGACCATGTCGACCGCCGACGCGCCGGGTCCTCCCGGGTTGACCAGCAGCGAGCCGATGCGCGGTCCGGTCGCGGGGATGCGAATCACCGCGAGCTGAACCTGCGCGCCGCCCGGATTGTTGTAGTCGACCGGAACCGCGACGCTCCCGCACTGCGCACTGGGAACGTCGGCGGGGCTGCGCAGCGTCTGCCGGCAACTCCCCCAGTTCAAGCGCGCCGAGGCGTTAGGTGTCGGCCCGGTGTCGTATCCGGGCGCCGCGTTCGTCACCGGTGTCCACGCAACAGCTGCCGCCGACAGGATTACAGACAGCAGCGCAGAGAACACCCCCCTCATGCGCCACATGGGGGTCAATCGTTGCATGCGTCGGCCACAGGCGGTGATCCCATTGGTCACACCTTGGTCTCGTTATTCACTGCCCGAATTGAGGATTCGGGTCAGCACCGAGCCCCTTGGGACGGCACGGTGCCGCTGATCAAGTAGGCCGTCGCGTAATCGTCAACGCAGCTATTGCCCTGAAAGACGACCGTGTGCTGCGTGCCGTCGAACGTGAGCAGTCCCCCGTGCAACTCTTTGGCGAGATCTACCCCGGCCTGATAGGGCGTCGCCGGGTCGTGGGTGGTGGACACCACCATCGTCGACGTCAGCCCGGGCGCGGAAATGTTGTGCGGCTTGCTCGTCGGTGGCACCGGCCAGAACGCGCAGGTGGCCAGCGGTGCGTCGCCGGTGAACTTGCCGTAGCTCATGAACGGTGCGACCTGGCGCGAACGACGGTCCTCGTCGACCACCTTGGCCCGGTCCTTGACCGCCGGCTGATCCACGCAGTTGACCGCCACCCGTGCATCGGTGGAGTTGGAGTAGTGGCCTTGCTTGTCGCGACGCATGTAGAGGTCGGCCAGCTCGAGCAGCGTGTCGCCGTGATGGTGGGCAAGTTCGGTGAACCCGGTGGTCAGGTGGGACCAAAAGTTCGGCGAGTACAGCGCCATAATGGTCCCGATGATGGCGTCGCTGTAGCTCAGCCCTCGTGGGTCTTTGGTTCGCGCCGGCTTGCCGATCAACGGGTTGTTCTTGTCGACGAGCGGATCGACCAAATTGTGGTACACGTCAACGG
This genomic window contains:
- a CDS encoding epoxide hydrolase family protein translates to MRPYRIDVPTAVLDDLDERLARTRWPEAETVDDWSQGIPLAYTRELAGYWANGYDWRAREAALNRFDQFVTEIDGLDLHFIHQRSPHDGALPLVITHGWPGSVVEFHKVIEPLVNPPSGRAEDAFHVICPSLPGYGFSGRPTHTGWGVEKIADAWETLVGRLGYDRYGAQGGDWGAAVTTQIGRNKGRCVGIHLNMPIAKPAGSGDFTEDDQQALAAYAEHRKWGTGYSKQQSTRPQTLGYGLVDSPVGQMAWVIEKFWAWADCDGHPENVLSRDELLDNVMLYWVTGSGASSARLYWESFNSFISDGRVELPTGVAAFPKEILRTPRSWCDAAYNITHWTTMPKGGHFAAFEQPELFVDDVRVFFATVR
- a CDS encoding glutamine synthetase family protein; this encodes MDRQKEFVLRTLEERDIRFVRLWFTDVLGYLKSVAIAPAELEGAFEEGIGFDGSSIEGFARVTESDTVAHPDPSTFQVLPWATQGGHHHSARMFCDITMPDGSPSWADPRHVLRRQLGKANDLGFSCYVHPEIEFFLLEPGPEDGTVPVPADNAGYFDQAVHTASNFRRHAIEALESMGISVEFSHHEGAPGQQEIDLRFADALSMADNVMTFRYVIKEVALEEGMRATFMPKPFGKHPGSAMHTHMSLFEGEVNAFHSPDDPLQLSDVAKSFIAGILEHASEISAVTNQWVNSYKRLVLGGEAPTAASWGAANRSALVRIPMYSPHKTSSRRIEVRSPDSACNPYLAFAVLLAAGLRGVEKGYVLGPQAEDNVWDLTPVERRAMGYRELPSSLDEALRAMEGSELVAEALGEHVFDFFLRNKRTEWANYRRHVTPYELKTYLSL
- a CDS encoding GNAT family N-acetyltransferase, translating into MAEALRIINSTELARAQLEAFYDEILTPSFDSAELEDRTELLDALADPESVTRGAIAFGATGSIAGGIVGDWFTGSCVMLISYLAARPGFRGHGIGEQLIREVLPAWTSCLGALLTVAEVEDPRFYRIDEQHGDPEARLRFYARLGARIIDIPYFQPALSKEQSRVRNLFLMQLGADESVTRQDNMLDSATLTRFIDEYLAATEGDVDDDEVRALRAALQAKNAIPLLDPAEFLSGD
- a CDS encoding PaaI family thioesterase, encoding MSDDDHARLMALYGPLTDDMRELIDAALRTEADPDAIATARAAVQAATDALRSKQRDDSQVVRYSVGGRPLVWNNAVIGLRNPIAPPLTIQHGDDGCSCWSEFTLNAAYEGPPGLVHGGVCALVLDHVLGEAASEGLTKPLFTGTITIRYVRGTPLGRLRAEAAVERTEGVKSFVSGHLSDGEGITAEAEGIFIKPAWARDAE
- a CDS encoding alpha/beta hydrolase encodes the protein MTPMWRMRGVFSALLSVILSAAAVAWTPVTNAAPGYDTGPTPNASARLNWGSCRQTLRSPADVPSAQCGSVAVPVDYNNPGGAQVQLAVIRIPATGPRIGSLLVNPGGPGASAVDMVAAMGPGLAGSEVSRRFDLVGFDPRGVGHSTPELRCQSDADFDAFRREPMVDYSPAGVAHIEQVYRQVAQHCLARNGQAFLGNIGTADVARDMDQVRQALGDDQINYLGFSYGTELGTAYVERFGDHVRAMVLDGAIDPSIGPIDQTVNQEAGFQTAFNDYAADCAHSTDCPLGTDPTQFVTRYHQLIDPLVAKPAATSDKRGLGYSDAITGTFNALYTPQFWKFLTSGLLGLRRGTDPGDLLTLADEYYGRDAHGHYNNSQDAFNAVRCVDAPQPTDPAAWADADRRIRQVAPFTSYGQFTGQAPRDLCALWPVPATSSPHPAAPVAPGQVVVVSTTHDPATPYQAGVDLAHQLGAQLITFEGTQHTVVFNGNDCVDDAVARYLIDGVEPGNLRC
- a CDS encoding bifunctional [glutamine synthetase] adenylyltransferase/[glutamine synthetase]-adenylyl-L-tyrosine phosphorylase, whose amino-acid sequence is MNQPVTQRSKVPSLGRLGLVDDRANANLAKLGWNVESRVDVLWSLSRAPDADAALCAIVRLAEALGDGWDELNAALASDRGLRGRLFGVLGSSLALGDHLVANPQAWHLLQGSVRLPTVGQLGTAFAECVAEPPRAAGSVVWRLRTLYRNRVLVLAALDLASTVENEPVLPFSAIGAHLADIADAALAAALSVAESTVCGDATPPRLAVIAMGKCGARELNYVSDVDVIFVGESADPVSARVAGEMMRLASDAFFQVDAGLRPEGRHGELVRTLDSHITYYQQWAKTWEFQALLKARPAAGDAELGKQYIAALMPMVWTACERDDFVSEVQAMRRRVEQLVPADVRTRELKLGSGGLRDVEFAVQLLQLVHGRTDESLHVASTVDALAALGAGGYVGRDDTANMTASYEFLRLLEHRLQLQRLKRTHLLPAFDDDEALRWLARAAHIRPDGSHDALGVLREELRRHALRVSRLHAKLFYQPLLESLAPEGLEFSEGMTPAAAERQLAALGYEAPQSALTHLAALINQSGRRGRVQSVLLPRLLDWLSDTPDPDAGLLAYRRISEAMVAHRWYLSTLRDKLAVAKRLMHVLGTSAYVPDLLMRAPEVIQNYSDGPSGPKLLDVDPETVAGALVASAGRQIDPVRSIAIARSLRRRELARIASADLLGMLEVTDVCAALTSVWVAVLQAALNAVIQANLPDDGKAPAAIAVIGMGRLGGRELGYGSDADVLFVCEPAEGAQDSDAVRWAGAVAEQTRALLGTASSDPPLEVDANLRPEGRSGPLVRTIASYAAYYDQWAQPWEVQALLRADAVAGDPELGRRFLLMIDKTRYPADGVSPETVLEIRRMKARVDSERLPRGADPKTHTKLGRGGLADIEWTVQLLQLRYASDVEALHNTSTLESLDAAAEAALITAEDADLLREAWLTATRARNALVLVRGKPSDQLPGPGRQLNTVAVAAGWQKNGDGGEFLDNYLRVTRRAKAVVHKIFDE
- a CDS encoding TIGR03619 family F420-dependent LLM class oxidoreductase, with amino-acid sequence MKFYVSSAFLDTREIIDVAKAADDLGYDGIAIPDHIVNLETLNTPYPYTKDGERRWQPFTEWPDPWVLVGALAQVTTRLRFVTTVYIPAMRNPYSAAKAIGTAAYLADGRVELGVGVGWCAEEFALMEQRFAGRGRRTDEMLELMRALWSPDWTEFDGEFYQTPRLEMQPTPPRIPIYVGGLSDIALRRAARYDGWIGDLITTERAIAAASRLRELRAENGVAEQDFTILTPLTDAFTIADYQRAEDAGITGILTMPWMFYSGPDATLADKVDGMKRFRKDLDLDG